One genomic segment of Solea senegalensis isolate Sse05_10M unplaced genomic scaffold, IFAPA_SoseM_1 scf7180000015462, whole genome shotgun sequence includes these proteins:
- the LOC122762283 gene encoding uncharacterized protein C1orf87 isoform X2: MAQKNTSGPNTIPRLVVKIIGSKHVKQFIHERQEDTQHAPEETAAAQGSREDSEKPPEKQDGIESVSHPRLHNRADSVLWAGINQVPDRLCVTAPSGDRSRSYIHPRTPHITGRRATAVLETTRESLEDTERCELSSAVREELCDWQISSLRSAEDEMAALDPSSSGTVHRSQITHLFLKHDVPLKLPTFSLLLHEFSDINDPVLIYYRKLLQFLEASAFSTERAR, translated from the exons ATGGCTCAGAAAAACACGTCGGGACCAAACACAATCCCGAGACTTGTCGTCAAGATTATAGGCAGCAAACATGTCAAGCAGTTCATCCACGAGCGACAAGA AGATACGCAACACGCGccagaggaaacagcagcagcgcagggttCACGTGAGGATTCTGAGAAACCTCCTGAAAAACAAGACGGGATTGAGTCTGTGTCTCACCCACGGCTGCACAACAGAGCGGACTCTGTACTGTGGGCTGGAATTAACCAG GTTCCTGACAGGCTGTGTGTGACAGCACCCTCTGGTGATCGCTCCAGGTCCTACATCCATCCGAGGACTCCACACATCACTGGACGCAGAGCAACTGCAGTGCTGGAGACAACA CGAGAATCACTCGAGGACACAGAGAGGTGCGAGCTTTCCTCTGCAGTCAGAGAGGAACTGTGTGACTGGCAGATTTCCTCTCTGAGGTCAGCAGAGGACGAAATGGCAGCTCTGGATCCGTCCTCCAGTGGGACAGTCCACCGATCCCAGATCACTCACCTGTTTCTGAAACATGACGTTCCACTGAAATTACCAACgttttctctgctgctccatGAGTTTTCTGACATAAACGACCCCGTTCTG ATCTATTACCGAAAACTCTTACAGTTCCTCGAAGCCTCTGCATTCTCCACGGAGAGAGCGAGGTAG
- the LOC122762283 gene encoding uncharacterized protein C1orf87 isoform X1 produces MYKVGQEIFLIQMIDVFSVLSTCLQGNCHHIAFIMAQKNTSGPNTIPRLVVKIIGSKHVKQFIHERQEDTQHAPEETAAAQGSREDSEKPPEKQDGIESVSHPRLHNRADSVLWAGINQVPDRLCVTAPSGDRSRSYIHPRTPHITGRRATAVLETTRESLEDTERCELSSAVREELCDWQISSLRSAEDEMAALDPSSSGTVHRSQITHLFLKHDVPLKLPTFSLLLHEFSDINDPVLIYYRKLLQFLEASAFSTERAR; encoded by the exons ATGTATAAAGTAGGACAGGAGATTTTCCTGATACAGATGATTgatgtgttctctgtgttgtccACATGTCTCCAGGGGAATTGCCATCATATCGCCTTCATCATGGCTCAGAAAAACACGTCGGGACCAAACACAATCCCGAGACTTGTCGTCAAGATTATAGGCAGCAAACATGTCAAGCAGTTCATCCACGAGCGACAAGA AGATACGCAACACGCGccagaggaaacagcagcagcgcagggttCACGTGAGGATTCTGAGAAACCTCCTGAAAAACAAGACGGGATTGAGTCTGTGTCTCACCCACGGCTGCACAACAGAGCGGACTCTGTACTGTGGGCTGGAATTAACCAG GTTCCTGACAGGCTGTGTGTGACAGCACCCTCTGGTGATCGCTCCAGGTCCTACATCCATCCGAGGACTCCACACATCACTGGACGCAGAGCAACTGCAGTGCTGGAGACAACA CGAGAATCACTCGAGGACACAGAGAGGTGCGAGCTTTCCTCTGCAGTCAGAGAGGAACTGTGTGACTGGCAGATTTCCTCTCTGAGGTCAGCAGAGGACGAAATGGCAGCTCTGGATCCGTCCTCCAGTGGGACAGTCCACCGATCCCAGATCACTCACCTGTTTCTGAAACATGACGTTCCACTGAAATTACCAACgttttctctgctgctccatGAGTTTTCTGACATAAACGACCCCGTTCTG ATCTATTACCGAAAACTCTTACAGTTCCTCGAAGCCTCTGCATTCTCCACGGAGAGAGCGAGGTAG